The following proteins come from a genomic window of Pirellula staleyi DSM 6068:
- a CDS encoding DUF1501 domain-containing protein, with the protein MLSITGQPKRLCQGMTRREALTIGALGMSGLTLADLLRAEEAAGVGKSHKAVIMIYLCGAPPHQDMFDLKPDAPAEIRGEFNPIDTNVPGIQICEHMPQMAKIMDKLVPIRTVVGSPNGNHDSFICYTGRSFERQPAGGWPSLGSVVSKLKGPANPSVPPFVGLSPRAGHPPYGSPGHPGFMGPSHSAFRPNGEGAADLLLNGISADRLQDRRQLLGSFDRLRRDLDNSGMLSGVDTFTSQALGVLTSSRLADALDLSKEDPKVRERYGKGDPRNYGDGAPRNLEHFLMARRLVEAGARVVTLNFGRWDFHSNNFSEFKNTHGPQFDQGFSALVEDLHARGMDKDVSVVAWGEFGRTPIINKDGGRDHWPQVGCAVLAGGGMKTGQVIGTTDKIAGEPTSRPVHFGEVLATLYHRLGINPESTVNDLSGRPQYLVDHHPVMPELV; encoded by the coding sequence ATGCTCAGCATCACCGGACAGCCCAAACGCCTTTGCCAAGGCATGACGCGACGCGAAGCACTCACCATTGGTGCTCTCGGTATGTCGGGGCTCACCCTGGCCGATCTGCTTCGCGCAGAAGAGGCTGCTGGCGTGGGTAAATCGCACAAAGCAGTGATCATGATCTACTTGTGTGGAGCCCCACCCCACCAAGACATGTTCGACCTGAAGCCCGATGCTCCGGCCGAAATTCGTGGCGAGTTCAACCCGATCGACACCAATGTCCCCGGCATTCAAATCTGCGAGCACATGCCGCAGATGGCCAAAATCATGGACAAACTGGTCCCCATTCGGACCGTGGTCGGATCACCCAACGGCAATCACGACTCCTTTATCTGCTACACCGGCCGCTCGTTCGAACGTCAGCCCGCCGGTGGTTGGCCCTCGCTCGGCAGTGTGGTTTCGAAGCTCAAAGGCCCCGCCAATCCGAGCGTGCCACCGTTTGTCGGACTCTCGCCTCGCGCTGGTCATCCACCCTACGGTTCACCTGGGCATCCCGGTTTCATGGGGCCCTCGCATTCGGCATTTCGGCCCAATGGCGAAGGTGCTGCCGATCTGCTGCTGAACGGCATTTCGGCCGATCGACTGCAAGATCGTCGTCAACTTTTGGGAAGCTTCGATCGACTGCGACGCGACCTCGATAACAGCGGAATGCTCTCGGGGGTCGACACCTTCACCTCGCAGGCACTCGGTGTCCTTACGAGCAGCCGTCTGGCCGATGCCCTCGATCTTTCGAAGGAAGATCCGAAAGTTCGCGAGCGCTATGGCAAGGGTGATCCACGCAACTATGGCGACGGTGCACCACGCAACCTCGAACACTTTTTGATGGCTCGACGCTTGGTGGAAGCAGGCGCTCGCGTCGTCACGCTGAACTTCGGACGCTGGGATTTCCACAGCAATAACTTCTCGGAGTTCAAGAACACGCACGGCCCTCAGTTCGATCAAGGCTTCAGCGCTTTGGTGGAAGATCTGCATGCTCGAGGCATGGACAAAGATGTTTCCGTCGTTGCCTGGGGCGAGTTTGGCCGCACCCCGATCATCAACAAAGATGGTGGCCGCGATCATTGGCCTCAAGTCGGCTGTGCCGTGCTGGCAGGTGGTGGCATGAAGACCGGTCAAGTGATTGGAACCACCGACAAAATCGCGGGCGAACCGACTTCGCGCCCCGTCCACTTCGGCGAAGTCTTGGCCACCCTTTATCACCGCCTCGGAATCAACCCCGAATCGACCGTCAACGATCTCAGCGGGCGCCCTCAGTACCTCGTCGATCACCACCCCGTGATGCCTGAGTTGGTGTAA
- a CDS encoding ABC transporter permease gives MKNILASSGGLRRALALPATLYMLLGFVVPLVAVLGYSLLARDFPLGVLPEFSSTAWETATDSISLRIIARSLVVALAVTLSVLAICYPAAMAIMNLPRHWRQMLLLATSFPLITSVLLRTYGWMNLIPLEWQGTYTAVVIVVAANYLPLMLLPLTRAFERLDPNILSAARDLGATPWQAFWRVTWPLTRGGRWAGAILVFVPSLGEYVVPHFIGQGKVTLLGIAVKQAFDERNWPLAAAYSAILTGMVLLPTIITMVLTALKSRSPVAPIAAARRTTPETSPQSGAAA, from the coding sequence ATGAAAAACATCCTTGCTTCGTCCGGGGGACTGCGCCGCGCGTTGGCACTTCCCGCGACACTGTACATGCTCTTGGGCTTCGTCGTACCTCTGGTGGCTGTGCTTGGTTACTCGCTTCTGGCACGCGACTTTCCTCTCGGTGTGCTCCCCGAATTTTCGAGCACAGCCTGGGAAACAGCTACCGACTCGATTTCGCTCCGGATCATCGCGCGCTCGCTCGTTGTGGCACTGGCGGTCACACTCTCGGTCCTCGCCATCTGCTATCCCGCTGCGATGGCGATCATGAACCTGCCTCGTCACTGGCGACAAATGCTCCTGCTTGCGACGAGCTTTCCACTCATCACCTCGGTGCTGCTCCGTACCTATGGCTGGATGAATTTGATTCCACTTGAGTGGCAAGGGACCTACACCGCTGTAGTGATCGTTGTCGCAGCGAATTATCTCCCTCTGATGCTGCTGCCACTCACGCGTGCCTTCGAGCGACTCGATCCGAACATCCTTTCCGCAGCCCGCGATCTTGGCGCGACTCCGTGGCAAGCGTTTTGGCGTGTCACCTGGCCACTCACGCGCGGCGGGAGGTGGGCAGGTGCGATCTTGGTGTTTGTGCCATCGCTCGGCGAGTATGTCGTGCCGCATTTCATCGGGCAAGGGAAAGTGACTCTCCTCGGAATCGCCGTGAAACAAGCGTTTGACGAGCGCAACTGGCCCTTGGCCGCCGCCTATTCCGCGATCCTCACCGGCATGGTACTGCTGCCGACGATCATCACGATGGTGCTGACTGCGCTCAAATCGCGCTCGCCAGTGGCCCCCATCGCAGCTGCTAGACGAACCACCCCTGAGACTTCTCCTCAGTCAGGAGCCGCCGCATGA
- a CDS encoding type VI secretion system protein, with product MAASTSPATSSPIPSKSISLDSEWKTALETLEQQGRSITDCHLFLILGIERNSIVSLMASADLTVDQPVAENPATRFTIATGHRKSANHAHYLFWHGNSEASAEDATADLRQLGKLLRRSRGKLPAASGVAVWIAGESLWSNAGAEPSTDRRRLKNDFRLELIALRETLQVNCWLAIVLYGLESYRGGPVLAKRSTSELRANCLGYEWVIPRLSSTKQAIEFLSESLENLFCVELPNQIHQSLIGPEEAITGEAIDVRNRALIALSIKIRGIAEKRSLLAKTGLAFHAISEELGDTSLGCFVAMIGETSERQAFVPGVFRLLRSHAPQAKSLAPSIATSQPPAPPAGRRWWLYVVAAIALMLLLGIGGCLLFSDGTEPVVPPHPYAGEWRNLNIQPGSIQRLSIEEENGVFAVSIWEEMSTGAVAGEIATNVRWEESSLKFSSNKRSPSGAVRREFVCTLDNRRMNCLVSAEGETRSLERLNEDGTVSRVLIGGGVMQFRLELERQP from the coding sequence ATGGCTGCTTCGACTTCTCCGGCGACCTCCTCCCCCATTCCCAGCAAATCAATCTCGCTCGATAGCGAATGGAAAACAGCCCTCGAAACGCTGGAGCAGCAAGGGCGCTCCATCACGGACTGCCATCTGTTCCTCATCCTAGGAATCGAGCGGAACTCCATCGTCAGTTTGATGGCTTCGGCCGACCTCACGGTCGATCAGCCAGTCGCTGAGAACCCCGCAACTCGATTCACCATTGCCACCGGACATCGCAAATCGGCCAATCATGCACACTACCTGTTCTGGCATGGAAACAGCGAAGCGTCCGCCGAAGATGCAACTGCCGATTTGCGACAACTTGGCAAATTGCTCCGCCGCTCGCGCGGAAAATTGCCTGCGGCTAGTGGGGTCGCAGTTTGGATTGCTGGGGAATCTTTGTGGAGCAATGCCGGTGCAGAACCTTCCACAGATCGACGACGACTGAAGAACGACTTTCGACTGGAACTCATCGCGCTACGCGAAACACTGCAGGTGAACTGCTGGCTAGCAATAGTGCTCTACGGCCTTGAAAGCTATCGCGGCGGACCTGTTCTGGCGAAGCGATCGACTTCAGAACTACGGGCAAATTGCCTCGGATATGAGTGGGTGATTCCTCGTCTATCATCGACCAAGCAGGCTATCGAGTTCTTATCGGAATCGCTCGAAAACCTCTTCTGTGTCGAGTTACCGAATCAAATCCATCAAAGTTTGATTGGTCCCGAAGAGGCAATTACGGGTGAAGCGATCGATGTCCGCAACCGTGCGCTCATTGCCCTCTCGATCAAGATTCGTGGTATCGCCGAGAAACGCTCGCTTCTCGCCAAAACGGGACTAGCCTTTCATGCCATCAGCGAAGAACTTGGCGATACATCGCTCGGCTGTTTTGTTGCGATGATCGGCGAAACTTCCGAGCGACAAGCGTTTGTTCCTGGCGTGTTTCGCTTGCTTCGTAGCCATGCCCCTCAAGCCAAATCGCTCGCTCCTTCGATAGCCACTTCGCAGCCACCAGCACCTCCTGCTGGGCGACGCTGGTGGCTCTATGTGGTTGCTGCCATCGCTTTGATGCTGCTGCTGGGCATCGGAGGCTGTTTGCTTTTCAGCGACGGTACCGAACCGGTGGTGCCGCCCCATCCCTATGCTGGCGAATGGAGGAACCTCAACATCCAGCCGGGATCGATTCAGCGTCTTTCGATCGAAGAAGAGAACGGCGTATTTGCGGTTTCGATCTGGGAAGAGATGTCGACCGGAGCCGTCGCTGGCGAGATAGCAACCAATGTTCGCTGGGAAGAGAGCTCGCTGAAGTTCTCGTCGAACAAACGCTCGCCGAGTGGTGCGGTGCGACGAGAGTTCGTTTGCACGCTAGACAATAGGCGAATGAACTGCCTGGTTTCAGCCGAAGGGGAAACAAGATCTCTTGAGCGACTTAACGAGGACGGGACCGTCAGCCGCGTGTTGATCGGCGGGGGTGTGATGCAGTTTCGCTTGGAGCTGGAGCGTCAGCCGTGA
- a CDS encoding DotU family type IV/VI secretion system protein, with protein sequence MQASVLDALYPILELTWGWLDKLESSEPVFTDLDFTPALQQALAGKSVDPLVIDELAQVLQRTVSRETLTKSIATHFADSPRQATLLRTAYEAAIRAEIEHAQTQVGPLLGNLIAIDHGLDPEAAFDERQLGIRYAIVCWIDDLLSNASTRWQLRWIEMPLEGMFFGAPARAERFWEQAQLTESLRHFEALEVYLLCVDLGFGSTFPVELIPDGREPPARWTRRVRALVDGSSQIHLPEEQTFPGGEILIRHCEHSRR encoded by the coding sequence ATGCAAGCCTCCGTACTCGACGCCCTCTATCCCATTTTGGAGCTCACGTGGGGTTGGCTCGATAAGCTCGAATCAAGCGAGCCGGTCTTCACCGATCTCGATTTCACACCCGCTTTGCAGCAAGCGCTGGCAGGTAAATCGGTCGATCCACTTGTCATCGACGAGCTGGCGCAAGTGCTGCAGCGGACAGTCAGTCGCGAAACTTTGACAAAGTCGATTGCAACGCATTTTGCCGACTCACCGCGGCAAGCCACACTCCTGCGAACGGCCTACGAAGCTGCCATTCGGGCCGAGATCGAGCATGCCCAAACTCAAGTCGGTCCGCTCCTCGGAAATCTGATTGCTATCGATCATGGACTCGATCCCGAAGCAGCTTTCGACGAGCGTCAGCTAGGCATTCGCTACGCCATTGTCTGCTGGATTGACGACCTTTTGAGCAACGCCAGTACTCGCTGGCAATTGCGCTGGATCGAGATGCCGCTCGAAGGGATGTTCTTCGGGGCCCCTGCTCGCGCAGAACGATTCTGGGAGCAAGCTCAGCTGACCGAATCCCTGCGTCACTTCGAGGCGCTCGAGGTTTACCTCCTGTGCGTCGACCTCGGTTTTGGTTCCACCTTCCCGGTCGAACTCATTCCCGATGGACGCGAACCTCCCGCGCGCTGGACACGCCGCGTCCGTGCTCTCGTCGATGGCTCGTCCCAAATACATCTTCCCGAGGAACAAACGTTTCCCGGGGGCGAAATTCTGATTCGTCATTGCGAGCATTCGCGGCGGTAA
- a CDS encoding ABC transporter ATP-binding protein, whose amino-acid sequence MNTGSPSPAVELRRVTRRFGSRVVLSEVNLTIARGEVFVLLGRSGSGKSTLLKLISGIDQPDEGEVLLGGELANHLPPHQRPVHTVFQNYALFPHLDVAGNVAFPLSVAGVSPAEQKRRVHEALNWVQLAGDATRRIDTLSGGERQRVALARALVNLPQCVLLDEPLSALDPHLRLATLLLLDDLQQRLSTTYLYITHDRDEAMRIGDRLGVLHRGRLVQVGSPEDLYLSPQTPYVASFLGRINWIETHLQKSGAGPSITLGGATIPVDRTKAEQLPEHLLAGIRPDDLRVDQHGPIEATVVSEQFAGHVHTVVLRLDDGTRLEMQTREEPPTPGSRVRLSWEPAALHLFPYVAEPDA is encoded by the coding sequence TTGAACACCGGTTCCCCGTCACCTGCCGTCGAACTGCGCCGCGTCACACGTCGCTTTGGAAGTCGCGTCGTCCTTTCGGAAGTCAATCTCACCATTGCCCGAGGGGAAGTGTTTGTTCTGCTCGGAAGAAGCGGAAGTGGTAAAAGTACACTTCTGAAACTGATTTCGGGGATCGATCAGCCCGACGAAGGGGAAGTGCTGCTCGGGGGGGAACTGGCCAATCATCTGCCGCCGCATCAGCGTCCGGTGCATACGGTTTTTCAGAACTACGCACTCTTTCCCCATCTCGATGTCGCGGGAAATGTGGCGTTTCCTCTCTCTGTGGCGGGCGTTAGTCCTGCTGAGCAAAAACGCCGCGTTCACGAAGCGCTCAACTGGGTGCAGCTGGCCGGCGATGCTACGCGCCGCATCGATACCCTTTCGGGCGGTGAACGACAGCGGGTGGCTCTCGCGCGAGCCTTAGTGAACCTTCCCCAGTGTGTGCTGCTCGACGAGCCTCTCTCGGCACTCGATCCGCATCTTCGACTCGCCACCTTGCTGCTGCTCGACGACCTGCAGCAGCGTCTTTCGACCACCTATCTCTACATCACGCACGACCGCGATGAGGCGATGCGAATCGGAGATCGGCTGGGGGTGCTTCATCGGGGTCGACTGGTCCAGGTGGGATCGCCCGAGGATCTGTACTTGAGTCCGCAGACTCCCTACGTGGCATCGTTCTTGGGACGGATTAACTGGATTGAGACCCATCTGCAGAAGAGCGGCGCGGGGCCGAGCATTACCCTTGGTGGCGCGACGATTCCTGTCGATCGTACGAAGGCCGAGCAACTTCCCGAACATCTGCTGGCTGGCATTCGTCCCGACGATTTGCGCGTCGATCAGCATGGCCCGATCGAGGCAACAGTGGTCAGCGAGCAATTCGCCGGACATGTGCATACGGTTGTGTTGCGACTCGATGACGGCACACGTTTGGAAATGCAAACGCGAGAAGAGCCACCAACACCCGGCTCGCGAGTACGGCTGTCGTGGGAGCCAGCGGCGCTCCATCTGTTTCCTTATGTGGCGGAGCCCGATGCATGA
- a CDS encoding ABC transporter permease, which yields MKGERDTLVLLARRLCQLAMVVVLLAMYAPVVMTIVYSFNDSRFGSVFTRFSLAGYQRLFEESELWIALRTSVLLGAAVSSLSVVFGSLAAWGLKKWKPTSQQAASGLLALPLVTPDMITGISLALAFQAIALDRGYFTLLLAHGVFGIGYAFVVMQSAIADFDENLYAAAIDLGATPWQATRRVIIPLLLPSLAVAWLLVFAISLDDVLITLLTKGVGTDTLPMEIFSRMRFGLRSDTNALFTVMLLVVFFVALGASRMFRGKLVGETR from the coding sequence ATGAAAGGAGAACGCGATACACTCGTCCTCCTCGCGCGCCGACTTTGCCAACTGGCAATGGTCGTGGTGCTGCTGGCGATGTACGCGCCAGTGGTGATGACGATCGTCTACTCGTTTAACGACTCTCGCTTCGGCAGTGTCTTCACACGATTCTCGCTCGCCGGATATCAGCGCCTGTTTGAGGAATCGGAATTGTGGATCGCTCTTCGCACCAGCGTGCTGCTCGGTGCTGCTGTGAGTAGTTTGTCGGTAGTCTTCGGTTCGCTCGCCGCGTGGGGGCTCAAAAAATGGAAGCCCACCTCACAGCAAGCAGCCTCGGGACTTCTGGCCCTGCCACTAGTAACGCCCGACATGATCACCGGCATCTCGCTCGCTCTCGCCTTTCAAGCAATTGCTCTCGATCGTGGCTACTTCACGCTGCTGCTCGCACATGGCGTGTTTGGCATCGGCTATGCCTTTGTGGTGATGCAAAGTGCGATCGCCGACTTCGACGAAAACCTCTACGCCGCGGCTATCGATCTCGGCGCTACACCGTGGCAAGCCACGCGACGCGTCATCATTCCACTACTGCTACCGAGCCTTGCAGTGGCCTGGCTCCTGGTATTTGCAATCTCGCTCGACGATGTGCTGATTACGCTGCTCACCAAAGGGGTCGGCACCGACACCCTTCCGATGGAAATTTTTAGCCGCATGCGGTTTGGATTGCGGAGCGATACCAACGCCCTTTTCACGGTGATGCTCCTGGTGGTGTTCTTCGTTGCGCTCGGTGCCAGCCGGATGTTTCGTGGCAAATTGGTGGGAGAAACTCGATGA
- a CDS encoding DMT family transporter, with the protein MSQWLLIVSALVAGLLIPLQVRVNASLGKELNHPAMAGLMSFIVGTAVMLAVCAMLIAGSKASAPDVKQMAGFPIWIWAGGLLGAIFVTSNIVLAPRLGTSVMICSIVAGQLIGSITIDHFGLIGAKTIPISIPRIIGAVMLISAVLIIQFGDQWTRKQAANSSAALSSGNSGSAGGN; encoded by the coding sequence ATGTCGCAGTGGCTCTTGATCGTGTCGGCGCTCGTTGCTGGGCTGTTGATTCCGCTGCAAGTCCGCGTGAACGCCAGCTTGGGGAAAGAACTCAACCATCCAGCGATGGCGGGGCTGATGTCGTTTATCGTCGGAACTGCTGTGATGCTCGCCGTTTGCGCCATGCTGATTGCGGGGAGCAAAGCGTCGGCTCCCGACGTCAAACAGATGGCCGGATTTCCGATTTGGATTTGGGCGGGTGGTTTGCTCGGGGCAATTTTCGTAACCTCGAACATCGTTCTGGCTCCCCGCCTCGGAACCTCGGTGATGATCTGCTCGATCGTCGCCGGTCAGCTGATTGGCTCGATCACGATCGATCATTTTGGGCTCATCGGGGCCAAAACCATCCCGATCTCGATCCCTCGCATCATCGGTGCCGTCATGCTGATCTCCGCCGTGTTGATCATCCAGTTCGGCGACCAGTGGACCCGAAAACAGGCCGCAAACTCTTCCGCAGCCTTATCTTCGGGCAATTCTGGCAGCGCGGGCGGCAACTGA
- a CDS encoding spermidine/putrescine ABC transporter substrate-binding protein, which produces MNSPQPSTHRKREQLHRREFGRRSFALSMAAAGALTLGTGCNRETNERRHRLHVFNWSDYIDPDVLAEFEATHDALVVYDNYASETELESRLVTGSSGYDVVFPSDRTMDLLISRKLVEPLDYARLTNASHLDPRFLGHEFDLQNEFSLPYFWGTVAVAIRDDFVSEKVVDFAPLFDPKYRSRIVALDDAENMVAVALLHLGLPMNSTDPEHLRLAGKLLKSQVPLVQAYTSDAYKEKLIAGDAWVAVGWNGDLRQAADEEPHIQVINRAQGTMVWLDSMVIPSGAPHAELAHELINFLLDPAIAARNAEFVHFGSPNTAARALLPDELKNDTAIYPPDDVIAKSVYLKSRGAGIVPVEQVWREVRS; this is translated from the coding sequence ATGAACTCACCGCAGCCAAGCACGCATCGTAAGCGCGAGCAGCTCCATCGGCGCGAGTTTGGGCGTCGATCGTTTGCGCTATCGATGGCCGCCGCCGGGGCACTGACACTCGGCACTGGCTGTAACCGTGAAACGAACGAAAGGCGGCATCGACTCCATGTGTTCAACTGGAGTGACTATATCGATCCCGATGTGCTCGCCGAATTCGAAGCAACCCACGACGCGCTCGTGGTCTACGACAACTATGCCAGTGAAACCGAACTCGAAAGTCGGCTGGTGACTGGCTCGAGCGGCTACGACGTCGTTTTTCCATCCGACCGCACCATGGACCTGCTGATCTCGCGCAAGCTGGTGGAGCCCCTTGATTACGCGCGACTGACGAACGCCTCGCACCTCGACCCGCGTTTCTTGGGACACGAATTCGACCTCCAGAACGAATTCAGTTTGCCCTATTTTTGGGGAACTGTGGCGGTGGCAATTCGCGACGATTTCGTCAGCGAGAAGGTTGTCGACTTCGCGCCGCTGTTCGACCCAAAGTATCGCAGCCGCATCGTGGCACTTGATGACGCAGAAAACATGGTCGCCGTGGCGCTGCTGCATCTAGGTCTGCCGATGAACTCGACCGATCCCGAGCATTTGCGTTTGGCGGGAAAACTACTCAAGTCGCAAGTGCCACTCGTACAGGCCTACACCTCCGATGCTTACAAAGAAAAGCTGATCGCTGGCGATGCCTGGGTGGCAGTGGGGTGGAATGGCGATCTGCGGCAAGCGGCCGATGAAGAGCCCCACATCCAAGTGATCAATCGCGCCCAAGGGACGATGGTCTGGCTCGACAGCATGGTGATCCCGAGCGGCGCCCCTCACGCGGAACTGGCCCACGAGCTGATCAACTTTTTACTCGATCCGGCGATCGCTGCCCGTAACGCTGAGTTCGTTCATTTCGGCAGCCCCAACACAGCAGCGCGAGCTCTGCTTCCCGATGAGCTGAAGAACGATACTGCCATCTATCCACCCGACGACGTGATTGCCAAGAGCGTCTATTTGAAATCGCGCGGCGCGGGGATTGTGCCGGTCGAACAAGTGTGGCGCGAGGTACGCTCGTAG